The Denticeps clupeoides chromosome 5, fDenClu1.1, whole genome shotgun sequence genome includes a region encoding these proteins:
- the LOC114789756 gene encoding transcriptional repressor p66-beta-like isoform X1: protein MDRMSEEALRLNLLKRGLDAADDRGREEILSKRLKMEGHEAMERLKMLALLKRKDLGGLDSMSGGLGDMKGPSASSHVSMGFTAYEEKMNGTLRGLAGPHGLMGKTGKENIGDEPVDMSARRSDVDRERRTPSPDVIVLSDNEASSPRAASQSEEKVKAPNLDMFKGKSAEERQKVIKALREELRLEEARLVLLKKLRQSQLQKENLVHKVPVVQNSAASSVHSSQAGSKPPVRTGQSQEAQNLRSLQGHSVIRSASSTTMPPMMMSQRIIAPNPAQLQGQRVPQTQVLMRSTPGNLSNTVSYQQVWFTEATTQQVSASQRSGSSSMYMNLAHMQAAGAGGVSAVTGMGAVSPSALSSTGASSLQDPVSSQAAAKLALRKQLEKTLLEIPPPKPPAPLLHFLPSAANSEFIYMVGLEEVVQSVIDSQGKLRGPFLRTEPFMCAQCKTDFTPHWKQEKSGRILCEQCMTTNQKKALKAEHTNRLKNAFVKALQQEQEIEQRLQQQQAALSSSSAVTVPSASKAESLIRHHTLRQASQSSQSQASLQHGLSTSARGVLSNFAQASQLSVASSLLGMASKQCGSSSSRAHHESRRQLYNIPGMNIAYLNAASVGGQKPSSLADRQREYLLDMIPPRSLSQSITGQK from the exons ATGGATCGGATGAGTGAGGAGGCCCTGCGGCTGAACCTGTTGAAGCGAGGCCTGGACGCGGCTGATGACCGGGGAAGGGAGGAGATCCTGTCCAAGCGGCTGAAGATGGAGGGCCACGAAGCCATGGAGAGGCTGAAGATGCTGGCCCTGCTGAAGCGCAAGGACCTGGGTGGCCTGGACAGCATGTCTGGGGGGCTTGGGGACATGAAGGGACCCTCCGCTAGCAGCCACGTTTCTATGGGCTTTACTGCATATGAGGAGAAGATGAATGGAACGTTGCGTGGCTTAGCTGGGCCACATGGGCTAATGGGAAAAACAGGGAAAGAGAACATTGGGGATGAGCCTGTGGATATGAGTGCAAGAAGAAG TGATGTTGACCGGGAGCGGCGCACCCCCTCTCCAGATGTAATTGTCCTCTCAGACAACGAGGCTTCGAGCCCTCGAGCAGCCTCCCAAAGTGAAGAGAAGGTCAAGGCTCCAAACCTGGACATGTTCAAG GGTAAGAGTGCAGAAGAGAGACAGAAGGTCATTAAGGCCCTTAGAGAGGAGCTGCGTCTGGAGGAAGCTCGGCTGGTGCTGCTGAAGAAGCTGAGGCAGAGTCAGCTTCAAAAGGAGAACCTAGTCCATAAG GTGCCTGTGGTGCAGAACAGTGCAGCTTCATCTGTGCACAGTTCCCAGGCTGGGTCCAAGCCTCCAGTGAGGACTGGACAAAGCCAGGAGGCTCAGAACCTGCGCAGCCTACAG GGTCATTCAGTGATCAGGTCAGCTTCCAGCACCACTATGCCCCCAATGATGATGTCACAGAGGATCATTGCACCCAATCCTGCCCAGCTGCAGGGTCAGAGGGTTCCACAAACACAGGTGCTTATGCGCTCGACGCCTGGGAATCTCAGCAACACTGTGAGCTACCAGCAGGTATGGTTCACAGAG GCCACCACTCAGCAGGTGTCTGCCTCTCAGCGCTCTGGGTCATCGTCTATGTACATGAACTTAGCTCATATGCAAGCGGCTGGTGCTGGAGGGGTAAGTGCAGTGACAGGCATGGGGGCGGTCAGCCCCTCAGCTTTATCCAGCACCGGGGCAAGCTCCCTGCAGGATCCGGTCAGCAGCCAGGCAGCGGCCAAGCTAGCTCTACGTAAACAACTGGAGAAGACTTTACTGGAGATCCCACCTCCTAAACCACCTGCCCCGCTTCTGCACTTCCTACCTTCGGCAGCCAACAGCGAGTTCATCTACATGGTTGGGCTGGAGGAGGTGGTGCAAAGCGTCATTGATAGCCAGG GCAAGCTGCGTGGACCTTTCCTCCGAACAGAACCATTCATGTGTGCCCAGTGTAAGACAGACTTCACCCCCCACTGGAAGCAGGAGAAGAGCGGACGCATCCTTTGTGAGCAGTGCATGACGACCAACCAGAAGAAGGCCCTCAAAGCGGAGCACACAAACAGGCTGAAGAATGCCTTTGTGAAAGCTCTACAGCAAGAGCAG GAGATTGAGCAGCgattgcagcagcagcaggcagctCTGTCCTCCAGCTCTGCCGTGACCGTTCCCAGTGCCAGCAAGGCCGAGTCCCTGATCcgtcaccacactctcagacaG GCTTCTCAGAGCAGTCAGTCCCAGGCCTCTCTCCAGCATGGTCTGTCCACCTCTGCACGGGGGGTGCTGTCGAATTTTGCCCAGGCCTCACAGCTGTCTGTGGCCAGTAGCCTCTTAGGCATGGCAAGCAAACAGTGCGGCAGCTCCAGCAGCCGGGCACATCATGAGAGTCGGCGTCAGCTCTACAACATCCCTG GGATGAACATTGCCTACTTGAATGCAGCCAGTGTTGGAGGACAGAAACCATCCAGTCTTGCAGACAGGCAGAGGGAATACCTGCTTGACATGATCCCTCCACGATCCCTGTCCCAGTCCATTACCGGGCAGAAATAA
- the LOC114789756 gene encoding transcriptional repressor p66-beta-like isoform X2: MDRMSEEALRLNLLKRGLDAADDRGREEILSKRLKMEGHEAMERLKMLALLKRKDLGGLDSMSGGLGDMKGPSASSHVSMGFTAYEEKMNGTLRGLAGPHGLMGKTGKENIGDEPVDMSARRSDVDRERRTPSPDVIVLSDNEASSPRAASQSEEKVKAPNLDMFKGKSAEERQKVIKALREELRLEEARLVLLKKLRQSQLQKENLVHKVPVVQNSAASSVHSSQAGSKPPVRTGQSQEAQNLRSLQGHSVIRSASSTTMPPMMMSQRIIAPNPAQLQGQRVPQTQVLMRSTPGNLSNTVSYQQATTQQVSASQRSGSSSMYMNLAHMQAAGAGGVSAVTGMGAVSPSALSSTGASSLQDPVSSQAAAKLALRKQLEKTLLEIPPPKPPAPLLHFLPSAANSEFIYMVGLEEVVQSVIDSQGKLRGPFLRTEPFMCAQCKTDFTPHWKQEKSGRILCEQCMTTNQKKALKAEHTNRLKNAFVKALQQEQEIEQRLQQQQAALSSSSAVTVPSASKAESLIRHHTLRQASQSSQSQASLQHGLSTSARGVLSNFAQASQLSVASSLLGMASKQCGSSSSRAHHESRRQLYNIPGMNIAYLNAASVGGQKPSSLADRQREYLLDMIPPRSLSQSITGQK; encoded by the exons ATGGATCGGATGAGTGAGGAGGCCCTGCGGCTGAACCTGTTGAAGCGAGGCCTGGACGCGGCTGATGACCGGGGAAGGGAGGAGATCCTGTCCAAGCGGCTGAAGATGGAGGGCCACGAAGCCATGGAGAGGCTGAAGATGCTGGCCCTGCTGAAGCGCAAGGACCTGGGTGGCCTGGACAGCATGTCTGGGGGGCTTGGGGACATGAAGGGACCCTCCGCTAGCAGCCACGTTTCTATGGGCTTTACTGCATATGAGGAGAAGATGAATGGAACGTTGCGTGGCTTAGCTGGGCCACATGGGCTAATGGGAAAAACAGGGAAAGAGAACATTGGGGATGAGCCTGTGGATATGAGTGCAAGAAGAAG TGATGTTGACCGGGAGCGGCGCACCCCCTCTCCAGATGTAATTGTCCTCTCAGACAACGAGGCTTCGAGCCCTCGAGCAGCCTCCCAAAGTGAAGAGAAGGTCAAGGCTCCAAACCTGGACATGTTCAAG GGTAAGAGTGCAGAAGAGAGACAGAAGGTCATTAAGGCCCTTAGAGAGGAGCTGCGTCTGGAGGAAGCTCGGCTGGTGCTGCTGAAGAAGCTGAGGCAGAGTCAGCTTCAAAAGGAGAACCTAGTCCATAAG GTGCCTGTGGTGCAGAACAGTGCAGCTTCATCTGTGCACAGTTCCCAGGCTGGGTCCAAGCCTCCAGTGAGGACTGGACAAAGCCAGGAGGCTCAGAACCTGCGCAGCCTACAG GGTCATTCAGTGATCAGGTCAGCTTCCAGCACCACTATGCCCCCAATGATGATGTCACAGAGGATCATTGCACCCAATCCTGCCCAGCTGCAGGGTCAGAGGGTTCCACAAACACAGGTGCTTATGCGCTCGACGCCTGGGAATCTCAGCAACACTGTGAGCTACCAGCAG GCCACCACTCAGCAGGTGTCTGCCTCTCAGCGCTCTGGGTCATCGTCTATGTACATGAACTTAGCTCATATGCAAGCGGCTGGTGCTGGAGGGGTAAGTGCAGTGACAGGCATGGGGGCGGTCAGCCCCTCAGCTTTATCCAGCACCGGGGCAAGCTCCCTGCAGGATCCGGTCAGCAGCCAGGCAGCGGCCAAGCTAGCTCTACGTAAACAACTGGAGAAGACTTTACTGGAGATCCCACCTCCTAAACCACCTGCCCCGCTTCTGCACTTCCTACCTTCGGCAGCCAACAGCGAGTTCATCTACATGGTTGGGCTGGAGGAGGTGGTGCAAAGCGTCATTGATAGCCAGG GCAAGCTGCGTGGACCTTTCCTCCGAACAGAACCATTCATGTGTGCCCAGTGTAAGACAGACTTCACCCCCCACTGGAAGCAGGAGAAGAGCGGACGCATCCTTTGTGAGCAGTGCATGACGACCAACCAGAAGAAGGCCCTCAAAGCGGAGCACACAAACAGGCTGAAGAATGCCTTTGTGAAAGCTCTACAGCAAGAGCAG GAGATTGAGCAGCgattgcagcagcagcaggcagctCTGTCCTCCAGCTCTGCCGTGACCGTTCCCAGTGCCAGCAAGGCCGAGTCCCTGATCcgtcaccacactctcagacaG GCTTCTCAGAGCAGTCAGTCCCAGGCCTCTCTCCAGCATGGTCTGTCCACCTCTGCACGGGGGGTGCTGTCGAATTTTGCCCAGGCCTCACAGCTGTCTGTGGCCAGTAGCCTCTTAGGCATGGCAAGCAAACAGTGCGGCAGCTCCAGCAGCCGGGCACATCATGAGAGTCGGCGTCAGCTCTACAACATCCCTG GGATGAACATTGCCTACTTGAATGCAGCCAGTGTTGGAGGACAGAAACCATCCAGTCTTGCAGACAGGCAGAGGGAATACCTGCTTGACATGATCCCTCCACGATCCCTGTCCCAGTCCATTACCGGGCAGAAATAA